The Nocardioides ochotonae genome segment CGGCCCGCCGATCGCCACCACCACGACCAGCACGACCAGCAGCCACATCGGGGCGCTGCCCGGCCAGGCCAGGACGACGGCCCAGGTCAGGACCATCGCGGCGACCACGCTCAGCACGATCGTGGAGCGGTGCCAGGGGTTGTTGCCGATGTACCAGCCGATGACCGGGCCGGCGACGATGAAGGTGAGCACCATCAGCGACAGCAGCAGGCCGGCCTCGCCGGGGGTGCGGCCCTCCCCCTTCACGAAGAACGGGTAGCCCCACAGCATCGTGAGCAGGTTGGCGCTGAACGGCGTGCAGAAGTGCACCCAGAAGCCCAGCCGGGTGCCGGGCAGCCGCCAGGCCTCCACGAGCCCGCCGACCAGGGCGCGCGGCGAGGTGCTGGGGCCGCGGACGTGGCGCTCCTCCGGGCTGTCGCGCACCACCAGCAGCACGGCCACGCCGATGAGCAGGCCCAGGGCCGCGGCGACCAGGTAGGCGCGCGTCCAGCCCACGGCGCCCAGCGCCCAGGTCATCGGTGCCGCGGCGGCCAGGGCGCCGAGCTGGCCGACGGTGCCAGTGAGCTGGGTGAAGACGGGGATCCGGCGCACCGGGAACCAGCTGCTCACCACCCGCAGCACGCAGATGAACACCATCGCGTCGCCGGCCCCGACGACCACCCGCGCGAGGAGTGCGAGCGCATAGGAGTCGGCGAGCGCGAAGAGGGTCTGGGCCGCGGTCATCATCGCCAGCCCGGTGAGCAGCACCGTGCGCGGGCCGAAGCGGTCCACCAGGAGACCGACCGGCATCTGCATCAGCGCATAGACCAGCAGCTGGAGCATGGTGAACGTCGCCAGCTGGGAGGCGGAGATGTCGAAGCGCTCGCTGGCCGCCAGCCCCGCGACGGCCAGGGACGAGCGGTGAAAGACCGCGAGCACGTAGACGCTGAGAGCGACCGCCCAGACTCCGATGGAGACCGCGAACCGCGGCGCTGACTGGCCTGTCACCGCCTCATCGTAGGAGGTGCTCAGTCCAGACAGAACTCGTTGCCCTCCGGGTCGGACATCACCAGGTGTCCCGCACCCATGGGCGGCGCGGGCTCGTGCCGCTCGAGACGGCGTGCCCCGAGGGCGACGAGCCGCTCGGCCTCCGCCTCGAGCGCGGCCATCCGCTCCTCTCCCGTCAGCCCGGGCGCGGCCCGCACGTCGAGGTGGATCCTGTTCTTGACGCTCTTCGCCTCAGGGACCCGCTGGAAGAACATGCGCGGCCCACGACCGACCGGGTCCTCGCTGGCCGAGGCGCTGTTGCGCTGCTCGGGGGGCAGACTCGCGGCGAAGTCGTCCCAGGAGCCGAACCCGGGCGGCAGCGGTGGCAGCTGGTAGCCGAGCACGGCGTTGTAGAAGAGGGACAGCGCCCGAGGGTCGGCGCAGTCGACGGTGACCTGGACCTCTCGAATCTCGCTCATGCCTCGAACCTAGGCCTGGGCACCGACAACGGACCTACGATGGCTCGGGTGAGCACCGACGACCCCTGGGCAGGGTTCAGCCTGGACCCGCGACTTCCGCAGCACGCAGCCCTACGGGCCTCGGACGGCGACCGGGCGGCCGTGCAGCAACTGCTCGCCCAGGCCTACGCCGAGGGCCGCCTCGACCACGACGAGCTCGAGGAGCGCTCCGCGGCAGCGGACGCCCTCAAGACCTACGCGGAGATCCCCGCCCTGGTCCTCGACCTGGTGCCGATCACCGTCACCGTGAAGTCCGGGCTGCGGGTGCCGATGCGCGTCGAGGACGTACGCCGCGAGGCGGCTCGGCGCTACGAGGCCGATCGGCGCGCCGCCATCCTCGCCTTCATCGGCCCCACCCTCATCTGCTGGGCGGTCTGGGTGGCGACCTCGTTCGGGAGTGGGCACTTCGAGCCGTACTTCCCGTGGCCGCTGATCGTCATGGCGGCGACGTTGGTCAACCTGCTGCGCACCACCGTCGGTCGCCACGATCGGATCGAGGAGCACGTGCGCCGCATCGAGCGCGAGCGGGCGAAGGCGCTGAAGCGCCAGCGTCGCGGCCTGCCGCCGGGGGCGTACTGAGCCTCGGCGATCGGGCGGCCGGACCTACTTGGTCGCCTCGATCATCTGGCGCAGCTCCTTCTTGAGCTCGGAGATCTCGTCGCGCAGCCGGGCGGCGACCTCGAACTGCAGCTCCGCGGCGGCGTTGCGCATCTGGTCGGTGAGATCCTGGACCAGCTGGGCCAGATCGGCGCTCGGCATGCCGGCGAGATCGGCCGCGTGCTTGCCCGCGTCGGCGCCCAGGGCCGGGACCGGCTGCTTGGCCTTCACCCCGCCGGCGCGACCCTTGGCCTCGGTGCCGGCCCAGGTCTGCAGCAGCGCCTGGGTGTTCTCGTCCTCGCGGGCGAGCATGTCGGTGATGTCGGCGATCTTCTTGCGCAGCGGCGTCGGGTCGATGCCGTGGGCGGTGTTGTAGGCGACCTGCTTCTCGCGACGCCGGTTGGTCTCCTCGATCGCCTTCTCCATCGAGGGCGTGATCTTGTCGGCGTACATGTGCACCTGACCGGAGACGTTGCGGGCCGCGCGCCCGATCGTCTGGATCAGCGACTTGTCCGAGCGCAGGAAGCCCTCCTTGTCGGCGTCGAGGATCGCGACCAGCGACACCTCGGGCAGGTCGAGGCCCTCGCGCAGCAGGTTGATGCCGACCAGGACGTCGTACTCGCCGAGGCGCAGGTCGCGCAGCAGCTCGATGCGCTTGAGGGTGTCGACCTCGGAGTGCAGGTAGCGAGTGCGGATGCCGGCGTCGAGGAGGTAGTCGGTGAGGTCCTCGGACATCTTCTTGGTGAGCGTGGTGACCAGGACCCGCTCGTGGCGCTCGGTGCGCAGCCGGATCTCGTGGATCAGGTCGTCGATCTGGCCCTTGGTCGGCTTGACCACGACCTCGGGGTCGATCAGGCCGGTGGGGCGGATGATCTGCTCGACGGCGTCGCCGCCGACCTTGTCGAGCTCGTAGTCGCCCGGGGTCGCGGAGAGGTAGATCGTCTGCCCGATGCGCTCGAGGAACTCCTCCCAGCGCAGCGGCCGGTTGTCCATCGCGCTGGGCAGGCGGAACCCGTGGTCGACCAGGTTGCGCTTGCGCGACATGTCGCCCTCGTACATGCCGCCGATCTGCGGGACCGCGACGTGCGACTCGTCGACGACGAGCAGGAAGTCCTCGGGGAAGTAGTCGAGCAGGGTGTTGGGGGCGCTGCCGGGGGCGCGGCCGTCCATGTGCATCGAGTAGTTCTCGATGCCCGAGCAGGAGCCGACCTGGCGCATCATCTCGATGTCGTAGGTGGTGCGCATCCGCAGCCGCTGGGCCTCCAGCAGCTTGCCCTCGCGCTCGAACTTGGCGAGCTGCTGCTCGAGCTCGGCCTCGATCCCGGCGATCGCGCGCTCCATGCGCTCGGGGCCCGCGATGTAGTGCGACGCCGGGAAGACGTGGAGCTCCTCGTCCTCGGTCAGCACCTCACCGGTGACGGCGTGCAGGGTCATCAGCCGCTCGATCTCGTCGCCGAAGAACTCGATGCGCACGGCGTGCTCCTCATAGACCGGGAAGATCTCGAGGGTGTCGCCACGGACCCGGAAGGTGCCGCGGGTGAAGGACATGTCGTTGCGGGTGTACTGGATCTCGACCAGGCGGCGCAGGATCGAGTCGCGGTCGTGCTCCTCGCCGACGCGCAGGCGCAGCATCCGGTCGACGTACTCCTGCGGGGTCCCGAGGCCGTAGATGCAGGAGACCGTCGAGACCACGATGACGTCGCGCCGGGTCAGCAGCGAGTTGGTCGCGCTGTGCCGCAGCCGCTCGACCTCCTCGTTGATCGAGGAGTCCTTCTCGATGTAGGTGTCGGTCTGCGGGACGTAGGCCTCGGGCTGGTAGTAGTCGTAGTAGCTGACGAAGTACTCGACCGCGTTGTCGGGGAAGAGCTGGCGCAGCTCGTTGGCGAACTGGGCGGCGAGCGTCTTGTTGGGCTGGAGCACCAGCACCGGGCGCTGCACCTGCTCGGCCACCCAGGCCACGGTGGCCGTCTTGCCGGTGCCGGTGGCGCCGAGCAGCACGATGTCCTGCACCCCGGCGTTGACCCGCTTGGTGATCTCGGCGATCGCCGCCGGTTGGTCGCCGGAGGGTGAGTAGTCCGAGACGACCTTGAAGGGCGCCACGCGGCGTTCGAGATCGGTGACCGGTCGCATGACACCGAGCCTAGACGCGACCCCCCGACAACCGGGACGCGCGCTTCGTGGGGGCGTTGACTAGGTTGGCTCCCGTGACGAGCCCTGCCCCGCGCACCGACCGCCTGCTGTTGAACCTGCGCAGGGCGTTGGCCGCGCTGGTCGCAGCGCCGTTCATCCTGGCCA includes the following:
- a CDS encoding MFS transporter, encoding MTGQSAPRFAVSIGVWAVALSVYVLAVFHRSSLAVAGLAASERFDISASQLATFTMLQLLVYALMQMPVGLLVDRFGPRTVLLTGLAMMTAAQTLFALADSYALALLARVVVGAGDAMVFICVLRVVSSWFPVRRIPVFTQLTGTVGQLGALAAAAPMTWALGAVGWTRAYLVAAALGLLIGVAVLLVVRDSPEERHVRGPSTSPRALVGGLVEAWRLPGTRLGFWVHFCTPFSANLLTMLWGYPFFVKGEGRTPGEAGLLLSLMVLTFIVAGPVIGWYIGNNPWHRSTIVLSVVAAMVLTWAVVLAWPGSAPMWLLVVLVVVVAIGGPASVIGFDIGRTSNPVERLASATGIINQAGFYATLLLVILVGVVLDWRTPGGGTDYPPEAFTWAMSVQFPFWALGLLQTWRYRRRARSALGGVATQVPATF
- a CDS encoding VOC family protein → MSEIREVQVTVDCADPRALSLFYNAVLGYQLPPLPPGFGSWDDFAASLPPEQRNSASASEDPVGRGPRMFFQRVPEAKSVKNRIHLDVRAAPGLTGEERMAALEAEAERLVALGARRLERHEPAPPMGAGHLVMSDPEGNEFCLD
- a CDS encoding DUF1707 SHOCT-like domain-containing protein, which codes for MSTDDPWAGFSLDPRLPQHAALRASDGDRAAVQQLLAQAYAEGRLDHDELEERSAAADALKTYAEIPALVLDLVPITVTVKSGLRVPMRVEDVRREAARRYEADRRAAILAFIGPTLICWAVWVATSFGSGHFEPYFPWPLIVMAATLVNLLRTTVGRHDRIEEHVRRIERERAKALKRQRRGLPPGAY
- the uvrB gene encoding excinuclease ABC subunit UvrB, which produces MRPVTDLERRVAPFKVVSDYSPSGDQPAAIAEITKRVNAGVQDIVLLGATGTGKTATVAWVAEQVQRPVLVLQPNKTLAAQFANELRQLFPDNAVEYFVSYYDYYQPEAYVPQTDTYIEKDSSINEEVERLRHSATNSLLTRRDVIVVSTVSCIYGLGTPQEYVDRMLRLRVGEEHDRDSILRRLVEIQYTRNDMSFTRGTFRVRGDTLEIFPVYEEHAVRIEFFGDEIERLMTLHAVTGEVLTEDEELHVFPASHYIAGPERMERAIAGIEAELEQQLAKFEREGKLLEAQRLRMRTTYDIEMMRQVGSCSGIENYSMHMDGRAPGSAPNTLLDYFPEDFLLVVDESHVAVPQIGGMYEGDMSRKRNLVDHGFRLPSAMDNRPLRWEEFLERIGQTIYLSATPGDYELDKVGGDAVEQIIRPTGLIDPEVVVKPTKGQIDDLIHEIRLRTERHERVLVTTLTKKMSEDLTDYLLDAGIRTRYLHSEVDTLKRIELLRDLRLGEYDVLVGINLLREGLDLPEVSLVAILDADKEGFLRSDKSLIQTIGRAARNVSGQVHMYADKITPSMEKAIEETNRRREKQVAYNTAHGIDPTPLRKKIADITDMLAREDENTQALLQTWAGTEAKGRAGGVKAKQPVPALGADAGKHAADLAGMPSADLAQLVQDLTDQMRNAAAELQFEVAARLRDEISELKKELRQMIEATK